In the Aneurinibacillus soli genome, one interval contains:
- a CDS encoding DMT family transporter, with protein sequence MKSKIQFLLSMTIFGTIGVFVRYIDLSSSEIALLRSLIGSLFLMTVMFIMKKKISWGLVKANALFLLLSSIALGGNWILLFQAYRHTTISNAALSYYFAPVFVMILSPLVLKEKLSTKKIICIGVAMLGMLLIVGNGGVSASGFDDLLGIGYGLLAAACYASLMLVNKFIKNMDGLETTLIQLGMAALLLMPYVFFTEKFNISEVSSSSILFIVILGIIHTGVGFLLFFSGMQKLKGQSIAALSYVDPITSLVISAVILQESMTFVQLLGGALLLGSTFISENKSIKLANKYVVTK encoded by the coding sequence ATGAAATCTAAAATTCAGTTTTTATTATCCATGACAATCTTCGGTACGATTGGCGTATTTGTAAGATACATTGATTTATCTTCAAGTGAAATCGCTTTATTACGCAGTTTAATTGGGAGCTTATTTTTAATGACGGTCATGTTCATCATGAAGAAAAAAATTTCATGGGGATTGGTGAAAGCAAACGCTTTATTTTTATTGCTTTCAAGTATTGCATTGGGCGGGAATTGGATTCTCCTTTTTCAGGCGTACAGACATACGACCATTTCTAACGCAGCACTCAGTTATTATTTTGCACCTGTGTTTGTCATGATTCTTTCGCCACTTGTACTTAAAGAAAAATTATCAACAAAGAAAATAATCTGCATCGGTGTAGCTATGTTAGGTATGTTGTTGATTGTTGGTAATGGTGGTGTAAGTGCATCTGGATTCGATGATTTACTTGGCATTGGCTACGGATTATTGGCAGCTGCATGCTATGCCTCATTAATGCTAGTAAACAAGTTCATCAAAAACATGGATGGACTAGAAACTACATTAATCCAGCTTGGAATGGCGGCATTACTTCTTATGCCATATGTATTTTTTACTGAAAAATTCAACATCTCAGAAGTATCGAGTTCTTCCATTCTATTTATCGTAATCTTAGGGATTATACATACAGGTGTTGGATTCTTGTTATTCTTCTCAGGTATGCAGAAGTTAAAAGGGCAAAGTATCGCGGCATTAAGTTATGTAGATCCAATCACATCATTAGTGATTTCTGCTGTTATCTTGCAAGAGAGTATGACATTTGTTCAGTTGCTTGGTGGTGCATTGCTTTTAGGCTCAACATTCATTAGCGAAAATAAATCAATCAAATTGGCGAACAAATATGTTGTTACAAAATAA